A single genomic interval of Bacteroidota bacterium harbors:
- a CDS encoding DUF4276 family protein, giving the protein MNLYFIVEGRRTEYKIYPAWLQQLLPEFHRVAVPTEAQDKNFYLAHGQGIPSLYRFVQDAVEELNDLGTFDFLVICLDAEEGSLEQARVDLMNSLAKRNLKPRGYELKVIVQNRCIETWLLGNRKVFQRNPADEVLRGYISHFDVSQNDPEQMPNIHQDSTHAAFHLDYLKRVFRERNMEYSKVSPTAVMTPDYLDQLILRTQQTDHLQTLKDFLLFCQKIS; this is encoded by the coding sequence ATGAATCTGTATTTCATTGTTGAGGGAAGACGAACGGAGTACAAGATATATCCTGCTTGGCTTCAGCAGCTTCTTCCCGAATTTCATCGCGTTGCGGTCCCTACGGAAGCACAGGACAAAAATTTCTATCTGGCTCATGGACAAGGTATTCCTTCATTGTACCGTTTTGTTCAGGATGCCGTGGAGGAGCTGAATGATTTGGGGACCTTCGATTTCCTTGTCATTTGCCTCGATGCAGAAGAAGGATCACTGGAACAAGCGCGGGTTGACTTGATGAATAGCCTTGCGAAGCGGAATCTTAAGCCTCGAGGATATGAATTGAAAGTGATCGTGCAGAACAGATGCATTGAAACTTGGCTTTTAGGGAACCGAAAAGTTTTTCAGCGCAACCCAGCCGACGAGGTTCTTCGTGGCTACATTTCCCACTTCGATGTGTCCCAGAACGACCCAGAACAAATGCCAAATATTCATCAAGACTCAACGCATGCGGCTTTTCACCTAGACTATCTCAAAAGAGTCTTTCGGGAAAGGAATATGGAGTATTCAAAAGTTTCGCCAACCGCAGTGATGACGCCCGATTACCTCGACCAGCTCATCCTTCGAACCCAACAAACCGATCACCTTCAGACCCTCAAAGACTTCCTCCTTTTCTGCCAAAAGATTTCTTGA
- a CDS encoding ATP-binding protein, producing the protein MEQTKFDRFNLLVGASGVGKTRILEAIKFLTDLATNRTISESHPSDIIVWELSLRTIDGRLFEWEGRAEIEEFVERKGQDRHFEASFDFERVTESGKEIVARQRDIVKYSNFNLPKLNENLSIINLFETEGQIADISKELKNTFPFSEIEIDKAFLNDLKEIDLWKGLTVDGIRRSSANLALRLGWLSSHPEGKPIFDRIRDRYIEIFPFVDDLLEGVDFRQTSPRFYWNISEYGLVDSFRLGTVSTGMRKTLALLAQIELCPDNSLILIDEFENSLGANCIDLVAEAVQNAGRGLQFIITSHHPYIINRIGAKHWKIVTRKGGVVSTHTAEELGIGRSRHENFTQLTQLEAFQTGVISE; encoded by the coding sequence TTGGAGCAAACGAAATTTGATCGTTTCAATTTGTTGGTAGGAGCAAGTGGGGTAGGGAAGACGAGGATTTTGGAGGCAATCAAGTTTCTTACAGATCTAGCCACAAATCGAACAATTTCAGAAAGTCATCCTAGTGATATCATTGTTTGGGAACTCTCTTTGAGGACGATCGACGGGAGGCTCTTCGAATGGGAAGGGCGTGCAGAAATTGAAGAGTTTGTGGAAAGAAAGGGTCAAGATCGGCATTTTGAAGCTAGCTTTGATTTTGAAAGGGTAACAGAATCTGGAAAAGAAATCGTTGCGAGACAAAGGGACATAGTAAAATACTCCAATTTCAACCTGCCAAAACTGAACGAAAACCTAAGCATAATCAATCTGTTTGAGACAGAGGGTCAAATCGCAGATATTAGCAAGGAGCTTAAAAATACTTTTCCATTTTCAGAGATTGAGATTGACAAGGCATTCCTAAATGACTTGAAGGAAATCGATCTGTGGAAGGGGCTAACCGTTGATGGGATTCGAAGGTCCAGCGCAAACCTAGCACTGCGTCTTGGTTGGTTAAGTAGTCATCCTGAAGGGAAGCCAATTTTTGATCGTATTAGAGATCGATACATTGAGATATTTCCGTTTGTTGATGATTTACTAGAGGGTGTCGATTTCCGGCAAACAAGTCCAAGATTTTATTGGAATATTTCCGAATATGGATTGGTGGATTCATTTAGACTTGGTACCGTTTCTACTGGCATGCGAAAAACGTTGGCCTTGCTTGCCCAAATTGAACTCTGCCCTGACAATTCCCTCATCCTAATTGATGAATTCGAAAACAGCCTCGGAGCAAACTGCATCGACCTTGTCGCAGAAGCCGTCCAAAACGCTGGTCGTGGGCTTCAGTTTATCATCACGAGCCACCATCCATACATCATCAATCGTATCGGTGCCAAACATTGGAAAATTGTCACGCGAAAAGGTGGGGTGGTAAGTACACATACAGCTGAGGAACTAGGCATTGGGCGTTCAAGGCATGAAAACTTCACCCAACTCACCCAATTGGAGGCCTTTCAAACAGGTGTGATTTCCGAATGA
- a CDS encoding polyprenyl synthetase family protein translates to MSKKRALETIQAPIAEELVQFEKYFRGAMKSRVMLLDQIMQYLIKRKGKQMRPMFVLLSANLAGGITPSTYRGAALIELLHTATLVHDDVVDDADERRGFFSINALWKNKIAVLIGDFLLSKGLLMSMEHDDFQLLKITSNAVKLMAEGELLQIEKARKLNVDEAVYFDIIRQKTASLIASCCEVGAASARPDDAPFIEQMRLMGEKIGMAFQIRDDLFDYGTADVGKPLGIDIKEKKMTLPLIHVLNKASWAQRRKIINVVKRHNTDKAAVDWVIQYVIDHGGITYSEQVMNNFLKEAMDILDTFPESPSKTSLRALVDYSVAREK, encoded by the coding sequence ATGTCGAAAAAACGCGCATTGGAGACGATACAAGCGCCCATCGCCGAGGAATTGGTACAATTTGAAAAGTACTTCCGGGGAGCGATGAAAAGCCGCGTGATGCTGCTCGACCAGATCATGCAGTATCTCATCAAGCGCAAAGGCAAGCAGATGCGTCCGATGTTTGTCTTGCTCAGTGCCAATCTCGCCGGCGGCATCACCCCGAGCACCTATCGCGGTGCAGCCCTCATCGAATTGCTCCACACCGCCACCCTCGTCCATGACGATGTGGTCGACGATGCCGACGAACGCCGCGGCTTCTTCAGCATCAACGCCCTCTGGAAAAACAAGATTGCCGTGTTGATCGGCGACTTCCTCCTGAGCAAGGGCCTGCTCATGTCCATGGAGCATGACGATTTTCAGTTGCTTAAGATTACCAGCAATGCCGTCAAACTCATGGCTGAAGGCGAATTGCTGCAAATCGAGAAGGCCAGAAAGCTCAATGTCGATGAGGCGGTGTACTTTGATATCATCCGGCAGAAGACCGCGTCGTTGATTGCGAGTTGCTGCGAAGTCGGAGCTGCAAGCGCGCGGCCTGACGATGCGCCATTCATCGAGCAGATGCGCCTCATGGGCGAAAAAATCGGCATGGCCTTCCAGATTCGCGACGACCTCTTTGACTACGGGACGGCGGATGTCGGCAAGCCTTTGGGCATCGACATCAAGGAAAAAAAGATGACCCTGCCGCTCATCCACGTGCTGAACAAGGCAAGCTGGGCGCAGCGCCGCAAGATCATCAACGTCGTCAAACGCCACAACACCGACAAAGCTGCCGTCGACTGGGTCATTCAATACGTGATCGACCACGGCGGCATCACCTACAGCGAGCAAGTCATGAACAACTTCCTCAAAGAAGCCATGGACATCCTCGACACCTTCCCCGAGTCACCCAGCAAGACGAGCCTTCGCGCCCTGGTCGATTATTCCGTGGCGAGGGAGAAGTAG